From a single Notolabrus celidotus isolate fNotCel1 chromosome 7, fNotCel1.pri, whole genome shotgun sequence genomic region:
- the LOC117815994 gene encoding protein GPR108, with protein MAVALRLCVLAGYILLLLSGCKARIHKLTLKNETRSAVDLNNFGFFANGTLDVKLLSLSLPEKLNYSLNPVGFSLSRSRVNGVLSYTAEEPEICPLILTNVANKEPLILFLIDVNTLSVHVKAMGEQDNLLIAKPKAEAPKGQRKSRDVPVPPADAVKKVDTPLAEDKVTKKNDTPDENQVVDPKTKEVTEEKPKITVEEKPKIGVEDKKAEEKEFLLGKTKQLTLALDKVNDLYNFSFHMVVGELAEGLYSLKFHYCKNRIPGPKHPYSLTVEVTETNPGGYLSAAEIPLSRLYIGMAGVFFTAALVWVYTLMKHRYSVFKIHWLMAALAFTKSTSLVFHSINYHFINTEGHPIEGWAVMYYITHLLKGALLFITLALIGTGWAFVKYILSDKEKKIFMIVIPLQVLANVAYIIIESTEEGSSEYYLWKEILFLVDLICCGAILFPVVWSIRHLQEASSTDGKAAMNLEKLKLFRHYYVMIVCYIYFTRIIAILLKVTMPFQWQWCYEFLVEVSTLIFFVLTGYKFRPASNNPYLQLPQDEEDVEMDEVVTESGALEGISKVKKTSNGRDRQKESSL; from the exons ATGGCTGTGGCACTTAGATTATGCGTTTTGGCTGGATATATACTTTTACTGTTGTCTGGATGCAAAGCAAGGATACATAAGCTTACTCTAAAG AATGAAACTCGCTCCGCCGTTGACCTCAACAACTTTGGATTCTTTGCCAACGGGACTCTGGATGTCAAACTTCTTTCTCTGAGCCTCCCAGAAAAGCTGAACTACAGCCTGAACCCT GTCGGGTTCAGCCTCTCCAGGTCCCGTGTGAATGGAGTCTTGTCCTACACA GCAGAGGAGCCGGAGATCTGCCCGCTCATTCTCACAAATGTGGCCAACAAGGAGCCTCTCATTCTTTTTCTAATTGATGTCAACACGCTCAG TGTTCATGTTAAAGCCATGGGTGAACAAGACAACCTCCTGATAGCGAAGCCGAAGGCTGAAGCACCTAAAG GTCAAAGGAAAAGCAGGGATGTTCCTGTTCCTCCTGCCGATGCAGTGAAAAAGGTTGATACACCGTTGGCTGAGGACAAAGTCACTAAAAAAAATGATACCCCAGATGAGAATCAAGTGGTTGATCCAAAGACTAAAGAAGTCACTGAAGAGAAGCCGAAGATTACAGTAGAAGAGAAGCCGAAGATTGGAGTAGAAGACAAGAAAGCAGAGGAGAAAGAATTCCTG CTGGGGAAGACCAAACAGCTGACTTTAGCTCTGGACAAAGTCAACGACCTCTACAACTTCAGC TTCCACATGGTGGTGGGCGAGCTGGCAGAGGGTCTTTACAGCCTCAAGTTCCACTACTGCAAGAACAGGATCCCTGGACCCAAACACCCCTACTCGTTGACT GTGGAAGTGACGGAGACGAATCCCGGCGGCTACCTATCTGCAGCAGAAATTCCTCTGTCTCGCCTTTACATCGGCATGGCTGGAGTCTTCTTCACTGCTGCCTTGGTCTGGGTGTACACACTCATGAAGCACag GTACAGCGTGTTCAAGATCCACTGGCTGATGGCAGCGCTGGCCTTCACCAAGTCCACATCTCTGGTTTTCCACAGC ATCAACTATCACTTCATCAACACTGAGGGGCATCCCATTGAAGGCTGGGCTGTCATGTATTATATCACCCACCT GCTTAAAGGagctctcctcttcatcaccctgGCACTGATCGGCACCGGCTGGGCCTTCGTTAAATACATCCTGTCCGACAAGGAGAAGAAGATCTTCATGATTGTCATCCCTCTGCAG GTTCTGGCTAATGTGGCGTACATCATCATCGAGTCCACAGAGGAAGGCTCCAGTGAATATTACCTGTGGAAAGAGATCCTCTTCCTGGTCGACCTCATCTGCTGCGGAGCCATCCTCTTCCCTGTTGTCTG GTCTATCCGTCACCTGCAGGAGGCGTCTAGCACTGATGGCAAAG CCGCCATGAATCTGGAGAAACTCAAGCTCTTCCGGCATTATTATGTGATG aTCGTGTGTTACATCTACTTCACAAGGATCATAGCCATTCTGCTCAAGGTCACCATGCCTTTCCAGTGGCAGTGGTGCTATGAG TTTCTGGTGGAGGTGTCTACTCTGATCTTTTTCGTGTTGACGGGCTACAAGTTCCGACCGGCGTCCAACAACCCCTACCTCCAGCTTCCCCAGGACGAGGAGGACGTGGAGATGGATGAAGT AGTGACTGAGTCAGGAGCACTGGAGGGAATTTCCAAAGTCAAGAAAACCTCTAACGGACGTGATCGCCAGAAAGAGTCCAGCTTGTGA
- the LOC117815381 gene encoding uncharacterized protein LOC117815381 has translation MEALSENKPSYHLSTGGPAQLSPARPVSSTRTRLLSAVCSQSRGAHYCSLYHSSSSSSSSSSSSSLRSPGRWKGQVDGAGTMAFLSVFAVLALVVCAEATVGPSTNKSFCTESKECLEYELVCKTDEYEVRHYSPTRWVSTDAEAYFMGVGAAMAFRRLFQYITGANEGGIQMEMTAPVLVKIPEETKMWEPAVYTLNFPLPSAYQEKPPTPTNDKLYFTEMPEMDVYVRSYGGWMLSVTSRLHAHLLTKELERVRAAYNHSFHYGVGYDSPLKLLNRHNEVWYVAEGEPVCTDPQEPTPPHTPRPTLTHLPTDSASDPLPHTLSDSPYLTPSNLSSTSNSSSSQAPSDTPALPTSDTPPSPSSNLSAEAVFSNPPTSAQILLDLTTNSSDPVSVSPSLEPQSDAALWNSTAPHSSVDTQADSNPVVEPDNAH, from the exons ATGGAGGCTCTCTCTGAGAATAAACCCTCATATCATCTGTCCACTGGTGGTCCCGCACAGCTCAGCCCCGCCCGCCCTGTGAGCTCCACCAGGACGcggctcctctctgcagtctgcagtcAGTCCAGAGGAGCACACTACTGCAGTCTCtaccactcctcctcctcttcctcctcttcctcctcctcctcctccctgcgcTCCCCTGGCAGGTGGAAAGGACAAGTAGACGGGGCTGGGACAAT GGCTTTCCTCTCAGTCTTTGCTGTGTTGGCTCTAGTGGTCTGTGCTGAAGCAACTGTTGG ACCGAGCACCAACAAGAGCTTCTGCACCGAGTCAAAGGAATGTCTGGAATATGAGCTGGTCTGCAAAACAGACGAATATGAG gtgcgACACTACAGCCCCACTCGCTGGGTGTCCACAGACGCTGAAGCTTATTTCATGGGTGTGGGAGCAGCCATGGCCTTCAGAAGACTCTTCCAGTACATCACCGGAGCCAATGAAGGAG GTATCCAGATGGAGATGACCGCCCCTGTCCTGGTTAAGATCCCAGAGGAGACGAAGATGTGGGAGCCAGCCGTCTACACGCTCAACTTCCCTCTGCCGTCAGCGTATCAGGAGAAGCCTCCCACACCCACCAATGACAAG CTGTACTTCACCGAGATGCCAGAGATGGACGTGTATGTGAGGAGCTATGGAGGCTGGATGCTGTCAGTCACCTCCAGGCTTCACGCCCACCTTCTGACCAAAGAGCTGGAGAGAGTTCGAGCTGCTTACAATCACAGCTTCCACTACGGAGTCGGCTATGACAG tcCATTGAAGCTGTTGAACAGGCACAATGAGGTGTGGTACGTGGCTGAGGGGGAGCCAGTCTGCACAGATCCACAAGAACcgacccccccacacacacccagaccCACTCTCACCCACTTACCCACAGACTCAGCCTCTGACCCTCTCCCACACACCCTCTCTGACTCCCCTTACCTCACTCCCTCCAACCTCTCCTCCACAtccaactcctcctcctctcaagCCCCATCTGACACACCAGCCCTCCCGACCTCTGACACTCCACCCAGCCCTTCATCCAACCTGTCCGCCGAGGCCGTGTTCAGCAACCCCCCCACCTCCGCCCAGATCCTGCTGGACCTGACCACCAACTCCTCCGATCCGGTCTCTGTGAGCCCGTCCCTGGAGCCTCAGTCTGACGCTGCCCTGTGGAACAGCACGGCACCCCACAGCTCTGTGGACACACAGGCCGACAGTAACCCCGTGGTCGAGCCGGATAACGCTCATTAG